A single region of the Phaenicophaeus curvirostris isolate KB17595 chromosome 4, BPBGC_Pcur_1.0, whole genome shotgun sequence genome encodes:
- the EREG gene encoding proepiregulin, with amino-acid sequence MDAGCLRDCSLVLLLGYLLQAVLGTTVIPLCGPGEMENCTTALIQTENSPRVAQVGITRCKPEMKDYCFHGQCVYIVDLDEHYCRCDVGFSGVRCVHSELVRQPLSKEYVALTVIIILLFLIAISIASYYICRRYRSKRRQTNASEYKEVGAL; translated from the exons GTTACCTATTGCAAGCAGTCCTGGGCACGACGGTGATCCCACTGTGTGGGCCTGGGGAAATGGAGAACTGCACAACAGCGCTAA TCCAGACAGAGAACAGTCCACGTGTGGCTCAGGTTGGGATAACGAGATGCAAGCCTGAAATGAAGGACTACTGCTTCCACGGGCAGTGCGTGTACATAGTGGACTTGGACGAGCACTACTGCAG ATGTGATGTGGGCTTCTCCGGTGTCCGCTGCGTGCACTCAGAACTCGTCAGACAGCCCCTCAGTAAGGAGTACGTGGCACTGACAGTCATCATCATTCTGCTCTTCCTCATCGCCATCTCCATTGCAAGCTACTACATCTGCAGAAG GTACCGAAGCAAGAGGAGACAAACGAACGCCAGTGAATACAAGGAAGTTGGTGCCCTGTAG